A single Streptomyces sp. 2114.4 DNA region contains:
- the rpsO gene encoding 30S ribosomal protein S15 produces MSLDAATKKQIMAEFATKEGDTGSPEVQVAMLSRRISDLTEHLKTHKHDHHSRRGLLLLVGQRRRLLQYLAKKDITRFRALVERLGIRRGAAGAK; encoded by the coding sequence GTGTCGCTCGACGCCGCTACGAAGAAGCAGATCATGGCCGAGTTCGCCACCAAGGAGGGTGACACCGGCTCCCCCGAGGTCCAGGTCGCGATGCTCTCCCGCCGCATCTCGGACCTGACCGAGCACCTCAAGACCCACAAGCACGACCACCACTCCCGCCGTGGTCTGCTGCTGCTCGTCGGCCAGCGCCGCCGCCTGCTGCAGTACCTGGCGAAGAAGGACATCACGCGCTTCCGTGCGCTGGTCGAGCGCCTGGGCATCCGCCGCGGCGCGGCGGGCGCCAAGTAA
- the eccD gene encoding type VII secretion integral membrane protein EccD gives MSTSTGTGFCRVTVAAPDARIDVALPEDVALVDIYPEILRLSGQSQAEGAPTGYHLVRRDGTVLDAGQSLAQQQILDGDLLLLKPFAESLPLPVFDDVSDAVASAVKRNRNRWSDDLMRVVGLTAGVLLLVMMAFALWVSNPEHRDMHRLPGIIAGVVGIVLVALSGVRARVYDDHGSSIALGLAALPHLLLAGSGIFPVDAGADPGRLHLLVGCVTVLIASVLLVVMLPRGDAPFVAAAFLAATGTLAVFAAILTDAAPSEVAAVTAVVSIALVAWLPGLSARFARLPIGYKSPDQIAKGSYDNGGETESVDFVKIGNQAKRGHELLLGLVAGCSALTVGSAGVVLGFSDNVWAQLLALAAGITIMLRARLFDYTAQVACLTIAGILTIVLLILGIALNPPTEMFIDLARYQDSGPLNIHTVWFSGSIAAGAALLVAVGLIVPQKGVTPFWGRIFDIFDGLVLLSLVPLCLAVLDVYGKVRGLTTS, from the coding sequence GTGAGCACGAGCACTGGCACCGGCTTTTGCCGGGTCACAGTCGCCGCGCCCGATGCACGGATTGACGTGGCTCTGCCGGAGGACGTCGCACTCGTCGACATTTATCCGGAGATCCTGAGGCTCTCCGGTCAGTCGCAGGCGGAGGGCGCTCCGACCGGATATCACCTAGTACGCCGCGACGGCACGGTTCTTGACGCCGGACAGTCTCTGGCGCAGCAGCAGATCCTCGACGGCGACCTTCTTCTTCTGAAGCCGTTCGCCGAATCGCTGCCGCTCCCGGTCTTCGACGATGTCTCCGACGCCGTCGCCTCCGCGGTCAAGCGCAACCGCAACCGCTGGAGCGACGACCTCATGCGCGTCGTCGGCCTCACCGCGGGTGTGCTGCTGCTCGTCATGATGGCGTTCGCCCTGTGGGTGTCCAACCCCGAGCACCGCGACATGCACCGCCTGCCCGGCATCATCGCCGGTGTCGTCGGCATCGTGCTGGTCGCGCTCTCCGGCGTCCGCGCCCGTGTCTACGACGACCACGGCTCCTCCATCGCGCTGGGCCTGGCCGCGCTCCCGCACCTCCTGCTCGCCGGCTCCGGCATCTTCCCCGTCGACGCCGGAGCCGACCCCGGCCGGCTGCACCTCCTCGTCGGCTGTGTGACCGTACTGATCGCCTCCGTGCTGCTGGTCGTCATGCTGCCGCGCGGTGACGCCCCCTTCGTCGCCGCCGCGTTCCTGGCCGCCACGGGGACCCTCGCGGTCTTCGCCGCGATCCTCACCGACGCCGCGCCCAGCGAGGTCGCCGCCGTCACCGCCGTCGTCTCCATCGCCCTGGTCGCCTGGCTGCCCGGCCTCTCCGCACGCTTCGCCCGGCTGCCCATCGGCTACAAGTCGCCCGACCAGATCGCCAAGGGCTCCTACGACAACGGCGGCGAGACCGAGTCCGTCGACTTCGTCAAGATCGGCAACCAGGCCAAGCGCGGGCACGAGCTGCTGCTCGGCCTCGTCGCCGGCTGCTCCGCCCTGACCGTCGGCTCGGCCGGCGTGGTCCTCGGCTTCTCGGACAACGTGTGGGCCCAGCTGCTGGCGCTGGCCGCCGGTATCACGATCATGCTCCGTGCCCGGCTCTTCGACTACACCGCGCAGGTCGCCTGCCTGACCATCGCCGGCATCCTCACGATCGTCCTGCTCATCCTGGGCATCGCGCTGAACCCGCCGACGGAAATGTTCATCGATCTGGCCCGCTACCAGGACTCCGGTCCGCTGAACATCCACACCGTCTGGTTCTCCGGCAGCATCGCGGCGGGCGCCGCCCTCCTGGTCGCCGTCGGCCTGATCGTCCCCCAGAAGGGTGTCACCCCCTTCTGGGGCCGGATCTTCGACATCTTCGACGGCCTGGTCCTGCTCTCCCTGGTACCGCTGTGCCTGGCGGTCCTGGACGTGTACGGCAAGGTGCGCGGTCTCACCACCAGCTGA